From the Oceanibaculum indicum P24 genome, the window GGAAGCCTGGGCCGCGGGCGACACGATCAAGGCCTGCGCCGTGTGGGAAGAGCTGCTGGCCGCCCACCCGACCGATCTGCTGGCGCTCAGGCTGCAGCATTTCGCCAGCTTCTGGCTCGGCCGTTCGGCGGCGCTGCGCGACCTGCCGGCCGGCGTTCTGCCGGCCTGGAGTGCCGACATGCCGGGCTATGGCAATGTGCTGGGCATGCTGGCCTTCGGGCTGGAGGAATGCGGCGCCTATGCCGAGGCGGAGAAGGCTGGCCGTGAAGCGGTCGGTCACAATGGCGAGGATCTGTGGGCGATCCACGCCGTCGCCCATGTGCTGGAGATGCAGGGACGGCTGAAGGACGGCATCGCCTGGCTGAACCAGCCCGCCGGCACCTGGTCCGACCGTAACCCGTTCAAGGACCATGTGTGGTGGCACCGCGCGCTCTATTCGCTGGAGGGCGGCGATTTCGACCGGGTGCTGGAACTGTACGATTCCGAGATCGAGGTGGATGAGAACGGCTTCTATCTCGATGTACAGAACGCCGCCTCCCTGCTGCTGCGGCTGGAATTCTGCGGCGTCGATGTCGGCACGCGCTGGGATCTTCTGGCCAGTGTCGCCGGCAAGCGGCTGCAGGACCATGTGCTGGCCTTCACCGACACGCATTTTGCCCTGGCGCTGGCCAGGGGCGGACGCACGGATGAGGCAAACACGCTGATCGGCTCGCTGCGGTCCTTCGGCGCCAGCCCCGGCGACAACAGCGCGGCAAAGGTGGCCCTGCCACTGACCGCGCCGATTTCCGAGGCGATGCTGGCCTTTGCCGAGAAGCGCCACGACCGCGCGCTGGAGCTGCTGCTACCGCTGCGCTACGAATGGCAGGGTGTCGGCGCCAGCCATGCCCAGCGCGACCTGTTCCAGCAGGTCGTCATCGAGGCCGCCATCGGCGCCGGCCGCACCGATCTGGCCCGGCTGCTGCTGGCCGAGCGCAGCCAGCTGAAGCCGAACAGCCTGTATAGCTGGCAGCGCTATGCCGATGTGCTGGAGGCATCGGGCGAGGCGGCACAGGCGGCGGAAGCGCGGCAGCGCGCCGCGTTGGTGCGGCTGCATTGACCCTTCAGGCAGAACAGGAAGGCGGATGATCACCAAGCTGAACAACGCCGTCATCCGCCTGCGCTCCGCCCTGTGGTTCCGGCCCACCGTGGCGTCGCTCGGTGCTGCCGCGCTGGCGCTGTTGCTGGCCGGCACCGACCGGCTGCTGCCGGAATTCATCGCCATACCGGAGGTCGATGGCGGCAGCGTTAAGGAGCTGCTGACGCTGCTTGCCAGCGCCATGCTGACCGTGACAACGGTGACGCTGTCGGCGCTGCTGGTCGTGCTGAACATGGCGGTCAGCCAGGCCTCGCCACGCGCCCTGCCCGGCCTGATGGCGGACGAGGTGACGCAGAACGCGCTCAGCACCTTCATCGCCACCTTCGTCTTCGCGCTGTTTGGCATGCTGGGGCTGGCCATCGAGGCTTATGACAAGAGCGGCCTCAGCCTGCTGTTCGGCTGCGGCCTTGTACTGACGATCATGGCGCTGCGCTATCTGGTGCAGTGGATCCACCACATCGCCAGCACGCTGCGGCTGGGCAATATCGCCGCCCGCGTGCATGCCGATACGCAGGCCAGCATCGACCGCTTCCTGTCCGACCCGCTCATGGGGGCGCATCCGGTGGAGGGAAAGCGCGAGGTCGAGGACGGCACGGCGACGCTCGCCACGACACGCAGCGCCTATCTGTGCGGCATCGACATGGAGGAGATGCAGGAGATCGCCGCGCGCAACGGCCTGACCATCGAGCTGCTGTGCCGCCCCGGCGACTTCCTGCACCGCGACCGCCCGGCGATCGCTATCCATATTGGCGAGGAACGGCTGGACGATGCGCTGCGCGGGAAGCTGCTGGATTGCTTCCTGCTGGGGGAGGAGCGCTCCTACCACCAGGACCCGCTGCTCGGCCTGCAGATATTGGGGGAAATGGCCAGCCGCGCTTTGTCGCCCGGAATCAATGACCCGAAGACCGCGATCATCTGCCTGGACCGTCTTGAGGCGCTGCTGTCGCAAGCGGCGCGACCACCTGAACAGGAAGAGGTGCCGCGCCATGAGCGGCTGTCGCTGCCGGCGCTGACCTTCGACACCATGCTGGACCGGGCGATGCATTCCATCGCCCGCGATGCCGCGCCGAATGTCGAGGTCGTGCTGCGGCAGATCGCGGCGCTGGAGCGCATCGGCATGGCGGCCGGGTCGGAAAGGATACAGCCTGCCCTTATGAACATGCTGGGGCTGACCGCCGACTATGCCCGCAACGCCATCGCCGTGGCGCAGGACCGCGAGGCGGTGGAGCAGGCGGCGATGCGGGCGCGCCGCCGCCTGTCCGGAAGCCTCACGCCAGCCGGCTAGATCAGCGAGCCGCCGCTCGCCTCGATATACTGGCCGGTAACCCAGCGGCTGTCCGGCCCGGCGAGGAAGACAGCCGCATCGCCGATATCCTCCGCCTTGCCGATGCGCTTCAGCGCCTGCATCGACGTGATCATCGCCTCCGACTCGGCGTTGCCGCGCAGCCAGCCGGCATTCATGTCGGTGTCGATGGCGCCGGGTGCCAGCGAGTTCACGGTGATGCCGCGCCCGCCATAGGCCACCGCCCATTGCCGGGTCAGCACATCCACCGCCCCCTTGGTCGCAGAATAGGCCGGAATGTTCATGCCGCCGACGGCCCGGGAGAGGCCCGACGAGATGTTGATGATCCGCCCGCCATCGCGCAGCCGGCCAATGGCCTGCTTGGTGACGAAGAACAGCCCCTTCACATTCACGTCGAACAGCCGGTCGAAGGTTTCCTCGTCCGTCTCCTCCATCGGCAGGTTCGGCGCGATGCCGGCATTGTTCACCAGAATGTCGAAGCGCGCGGCGCCGGTGCGGGCCGTCAGCTCCTTGTCCAGCGTGGCGAACATCTCCCCGATGCTCTTTACCGAGCCGATCTCCGCCTGCACGGCAAAGGCGTCGCCACCCGCCGCCTTGATAGTCCCGACGACTTCATCCGCCGCCTCGCGGTTCTTGCCGTAATGCACGGCGACCGTGGCCCCCTCGCGGCCCAGCCGCTCGGCAATGGCGCGGCCCAGCCCGCGGCTGGCGCCGGTGACGAGGGCGACCTTGCCCTCAAGTGACTTGCTGCTCATCTGTTCCTCCAGAGCAAAGTGTTTCGATGCCGGAGAGATGGCCTGTAAAGTTCCATAGTTCAAGAATATTGAACAATTGAATTAAGACGGCTAGGATGTCATATGGGTCGGCATGCGTCCCTTGTTCCACCCCGACACAGAGGCGATCACGCTGCAGGGCGTGCTGCACGCGCTGAGCGATCCGGCGCGGCTGGCGATCGTGCGCGCGCTCCGGGAATCGCCGGACCTCTCCTGCAGCAAGGCCGCCCCGGTGCCGGAGATGGCGAAATCCACCCTCTCCAACCATTTCCGCATCCTGCGCGAGGCCGGGCTGCTGTGCAGCCGGCGCGAGGGCACGCAATACGCCAACTGCCTGCGCCTGGACGATCTGGACGCCCGCTTCCCCGGCCTGCTCGATGCCATCCTGAATGCGGCCGAGCCGTCCGACAGTTAGGCCCTAAAGCAGAAGCCCCGCCAGCGATGGGCGGGGCTTCATTCGGCGCGGGAGTCTTCCCGGCACCCGGTGCTAAATCCGGGTATTTTCATATTCAGACTATCCAGTGATGTGGTTTTGCTAGTCAGGCGGATTCATGTCCAGTTCGACACCCTCCCTGCTGCGGTCACGGCCCTCTCTCGCAATATTCTTAACAGAATACCGCCAGAAACGGTAATTATCAGCATATTCTTATGATGCTTTTGTGTCAAGGGATCAAGTTCACCCACCCTACCCCAGCAACTCCGCATAGACGGCCAGCGTGCGGGCGCACATCAGGTCCTTGGTGTAGTTGGCGCGGACATGGGCGATGGCCCGGGCGGCCCATTGCTCGCGCTGGCCATTGTCGAGCGTCAGCGCCGCGCGTAAAGCGCCAGCCAGGGCCGCCGGGTCGCCCGCCGGCACCAGCCAGCCGGTCTCGCCGGGGCGCACCGTCTCCGCCACGCCGCCATGGTTGGAGCCGACCACCGGCTTGCCCATCGCCTGCGCCTCGACCGAGACACGGCCGAACCCTTCCGGCTCGATACTGGCGGAGACCACCACATCGGCCAGCATGTAGCCCGCCGCCATGTCGCGGCATTCCCCGGCGAAGCGCACCACGCTCTTCAGGTTCAGCTTCTCGGTCAGCGCCTCCAGCTCCTCGCGGTAGCGCACGCGCCCCTGGTCGGAGCCGACCAGCACGCACAGCACCGGGATGTCGCGCAGATGTGCCATCGCCTCGATCAGCACCCCCTGCCCCTTCCAGCGCGTCAGCCGCCCCGGCAGCATGACCACCGGCACGCCATCCTCCAGCCTCCAGGCCTCGCTCAGCTGGATCATGCGCTCGGCACTCACCCGCTCGGGATCGAAGATGGCGGTGTCGGCGCCGCGCGGGATCACGCGCAGCTTTTCCGGCTCGATGGGGTAATTGTCGAGGATGTGGCGGCTGATGAATTCCGAGATGGCGATGACGCGGTCGCCCTTGGTCATCACCGAATTGTACCAGCGCTTCACCGGGCCGGTGATACTGTAGGGCGCGTGGAAGGAGGTGACGAAGGGCGTGCCGGTGCGCCGCGTCGCCGACCAGGCGCTCCAGGCTGGGGCGCGGCTGCGGGCATGCACGATGTCCACGCCCTCCTTCGCGATCAGCTCTTCCAGCGCTGTGGCGTTCTTGCGCAGGCGGATCGGGTTCTTGCTGGCCAGCGGCAAGGTGAAGTGCTCGCCGCCCACCCGCTCCAGCTCGCGCACCATCGGCCCGCCGCTGGAGGCGACCAGCGCCCGCCAGCCGGCG encodes:
- a CDS encoding tetratricopeptide repeat protein; the protein is MMQHDVRGLALSTDSAEAATAFNAAIADYLEYRLSAGEKVKQVLAADPDFAMGHILRGYFMLLIGSNATLPAAQKALAQAKTLAAGITPRETLHLAALEAWAAGDTIKACAVWEELLAAHPTDLLALRLQHFASFWLGRSAALRDLPAGVLPAWSADMPGYGNVLGMLAFGLEECGAYAEAEKAGREAVGHNGEDLWAIHAVAHVLEMQGRLKDGIAWLNQPAGTWSDRNPFKDHVWWHRALYSLEGGDFDRVLELYDSEIEVDENGFYLDVQNAASLLLRLEFCGVDVGTRWDLLASVAGKRLQDHVLAFTDTHFALALARGGRTDEANTLIGSLRSFGASPGDNSAAKVALPLTAPISEAMLAFAEKRHDRALELLLPLRYEWQGVGASHAQRDLFQQVVIEAAIGAGRTDLARLLLAERSQLKPNSLYSWQRYADVLEASGEAAQAAEARQRAALVRLH
- a CDS encoding DUF2254 domain-containing protein, whose protein sequence is MITKLNNAVIRLRSALWFRPTVASLGAAALALLLAGTDRLLPEFIAIPEVDGGSVKELLTLLASAMLTVTTVTLSALLVVLNMAVSQASPRALPGLMADEVTQNALSTFIATFVFALFGMLGLAIEAYDKSGLSLLFGCGLVLTIMALRYLVQWIHHIASTLRLGNIAARVHADTQASIDRFLSDPLMGAHPVEGKREVEDGTATLATTRSAYLCGIDMEEMQEIAARNGLTIELLCRPGDFLHRDRPAIAIHIGEERLDDALRGKLLDCFLLGEERSYHQDPLLGLQILGEMASRALSPGINDPKTAIICLDRLEALLSQAARPPEQEEVPRHERLSLPALTFDTMLDRAMHSIARDAAPNVEVVLRQIAALERIGMAAGSERIQPALMNMLGLTADYARNAIAVAQDREAVEQAAMRARRRLSGSLTPAG
- a CDS encoding SDR family oxidoreductase, encoding MSSKSLEGKVALVTGASRGLGRAIAERLGREGATVAVHYGKNREAADEVVGTIKAAGGDAFAVQAEIGSVKSIGEMFATLDKELTARTGAARFDILVNNAGIAPNLPMEETDEETFDRLFDVNVKGLFFVTKQAIGRLRDGGRIINISSGLSRAVGGMNIPAYSATKGAVDVLTRQWAVAYGGRGITVNSLAPGAIDTDMNAGWLRGNAESEAMITSMQALKRIGKAEDIGDAAVFLAGPDSRWVTGQYIEASGGSLI
- a CDS encoding ArsR/SmtB family transcription factor — protein: MRPLFHPDTEAITLQGVLHALSDPARLAIVRALRESPDLSCSKAAPVPEMAKSTLSNHFRILREAGLLCSRREGTQYANCLRLDDLDARFPGLLDAILNAAEPSDS
- a CDS encoding glycosyltransferase family 4 protein: MTDSDLNIDTALADTPADAPADTAQEPRRPTVLQVLPGLVTGGVERGTVDMADALVRAGWRALVASSGGPMVRELERVGGEHFTLPLASKNPIRLRKNATALEELIAKEGVDIVHARSRAPAWSAWSATRRTGTPFVTSFHAPYSITGPVKRWYNSVMTKGDRVIAISEFISRHILDNYPIEPEKLRVIPRGADTAIFDPERVSAERMIQLSEAWRLEDGVPVVMLPGRLTRWKGQGVLIEAMAHLRDIPVLCVLVGSDQGRVRYREELEALTEKLNLKSVVRFAGECRDMAAGYMLADVVVSASIEPEGFGRVSVEAQAMGKPVVGSNHGGVAETVRPGETGWLVPAGDPAALAGALRAALTLDNGQREQWAARAIAHVRANYTKDLMCARTLAVYAELLG